The following proteins come from a genomic window of Miscanthus floridulus cultivar M001 chromosome 2, ASM1932011v1, whole genome shotgun sequence:
- the LOC136537815 gene encoding histone H1-like, which yields MATDVAETPASLAEAALEAPAEAPAAPAAEAKPAKAKKAAAPRKKTNPTHPPYAEMISEAITSLKERTGSSQYAIAKFVEDKHKDKLPPHFRKLLLVQLKKLVTAGKLTKVKNSYKLPAARAPAAAKPKPKPKAAPKKPKAGAKKPKAAAKPKAKAKPAAKPKAPAKAKPAAKPKAAAAKPKAAAKPKAAAKPKAKPAAAKPKPKAAAAKPKPAAKKAGRPAKAAKTSAKDTPGKKAPATKKPAAAAKKPPAKKAAPAKKSAAPARKVPARKAKK from the exons ATGGCGACCGACGTGGCTGAGACTCCCGCGTCGTTGGCGGAGGCGGCCCTCGAGGCCCCCGCCGAGGCCCCGGCGGCGCCTGCCGCCGAGGCGAAGCCGGCCAAGGCCAAGAAGGCCGCCGCGCCCAGGAAGAAGACGAACCCGACCCACCCGCCGTACGCCGAG ATGATCTCGGAGGCGATCACGTCGCTGAAGGAGAGGACGGGGTCCAGCCAGTACGCGATCGCCAAGTTCGTGGAGGACAAGCACAAGGACAAGCTCCCGCCCCACTTTCGCAAGCTCCTGCTCGTGCAGCTCAAGAAGCTGGTCACCGCCGGCAAGCTCACCAAGGTGAAGAACTCGTACAAGCTGCCGGCCGCACGCGCCCCGGCCGCCGCCAAGCCGAAGCCGAAGCCCAAGGCCGCCCCGAAGAAGCCCAAGGCCGGCGCGAAGAAGCCCAAGGCCGCCGCCAAGCCCAAGGCCAAGGCGAAGCCCGCCGCAAAGCCTAAGGCCCCTGCTAAGGCGAAGCCCGCTGCCAAGCCGAAAGCCGCAGCCGCCAAGCCGAAGGCTGCAGCTAAGCCGAAGGCAGCCGCCAAGCCGAAGGCCAAGCCAGCAGCTGCGAAGCCGAAGCCGaaggccgccgccgccaagccgAAGCCAGCTGCCAAGAAGGCCGGCCGCCCCGCCAAGGCCGCCAAGACGTCGGCTAAGGACACGCCTGGGAAGAAGGCGCCGGCGACCAAGAAGCCCGCGGCGGCCGCGAAGAAGCCCCCTGCCAAGAAGGCCGCTCCGGCGAAGAAGTCCGCCGCCCCGGCCCGGAAGGTCCCCGCCCGGAAGGCGAAGAAGTAG